ATGACCTTCTACGTTAATTACACTACTATCAATATCAATCGTAATGGATGTCAATTTACTTTTAGTGAGCAGTTTTTTAAAGACTTTAAAATTAATGTCTCTAAACATTTGGGTTGTCTTGAAGTTGAAGTTTCCTAGAAACCGTGACACTGTTTCAGGTTCTTTTACGGAAATATCAAACTCGTTGACGAGGGGATCATTTTGAAGTAGCTT
The DNA window shown above is from Cryptosporangium minutisporangium and carries:
- a CDS encoding transposase — translated: MINKIDFKAKNLTSNAGLFLLLENAKSNGIFDFIENDLVFDNDSTNKIKMNHIKTMLCGHFIGIDKLERLKLLQNDPLVNEFDISVKEPETVSRFLGNFNFKTTQMFRDINFKVFKKLLTKSKLTSITIDIDSSVINVEGH